Proteins encoded by one window of Musa acuminata AAA Group cultivar baxijiao chromosome BXJ2-9, Cavendish_Baxijiao_AAA, whole genome shotgun sequence:
- the LOC135623218 gene encoding patellin-6-like isoform X1: MESSQATTEPVPSPNPVTKRSLLSSLMEATAGATAAPTALHVSPSFKEDCYLLSSLKLAELKALQELQQLLAVSPKPISIWGVPLAPSSAAAGDERAVVVLLKFLRARDFDAGQAHAMLLRCVEWRREFGADEVAEEELVGFKELEGVVAYMHGWDRWGHPVCYNAYGVFKDKDVYDRVLGDADKLHHFLRWRVQVMERGVRLLQLRPGGINSIIQVTDLKDMPKRELRAASQHILSLFQDNYPEMVARKVFINVPWYFTLLYAMISPFLTERTKSKFVIARESNVAETLYKCCRFIRPEFVPVQYGGLSRPGDLQNGPPKPATEFTIKGGERVNLEIDGIEGGASITWDIAVGGWDVDYGAEYVPSDGGSYTIIVEKTRRVPATADEPIHNVYTAREVGKMVLSIDNTNSRRRKVATYRYFVRKPCT; this comes from the exons ATGGAGTCATCCCAAGCAACCACTGAGCCCGTCCCTTCTCCCAATCCTGTCACCAAGAGAAGCCTCCTGAGCTCCCTCATGGAAGCCACAGCCGGCGCCACGGCAGCCCCCACCGCGCTCCACGTCTCCCCTTCGTTCAAGGAGGACTGCTACCTCCTCTCCAGCCTCAAGCTCGCCGAGCTGAAGGCCCTCCAGGAGCTACAGCAACTCCTCGCTGTCTCCCCCAAGCCCATCTCCATCTGGGGCGTGCCCCTCgccccctcctccgccgccgccggcgaCGAGCGggcggtcgtcgtcctcctcaaGTTTCTGAGAGCGCGCGACTTCGACGCGGGGCAGGCGCACGCCATGCTGCTGCGCTGCGTGGAGTGGCGGCGCGAGTTCGGCGCCGACGAGGTGGCGGAGGAGGAGCTGGTGGGGTTCAAGGAGCTGGAGGGCGTTGTGGCGTACATGCACGGCTGGGACCGGTGGGGCCACCCCGTGTGCTACAACGCCTACGGCGTCTTCAAGGACAAGGACGTGTACGACCGCGTGCTGGGCGACGCCGACAAGCTACATCACTTCCTCCGGTGGCGCGTCCAGGTGATGGAGCGCGGCGTCCGCTTGCTCCAACTCCGCCCTGGCGGCATCAACTCCATCATCCAGGTCACCGACCTCAAGGACATGCCCAAGCGCGAGCTCCGCGCCGCCTCGCAGCACATCCTCTCCCTCTTCCAGGACAACTACCCTGAGATGGTCGCAAGAAAG GTGTTCATCAACGTGCCCTGGTATTTCACTCTGTTGTACGCCATGATTAGTCCATTTCTGACGGAGAGGACAAAGAGCAAGTTCGTGATCGCCAGAGAAAGCAATGTGGCCGAGACCCTTTACAA ATGTTGCAGATTCATCAGGCCGGAGTTCGTGCCGGTGCAGTACGGAGGGCTGAGCCGGCCAGGGGACCTACAGAATGGCCCGCCCAAGCCCGCCACCGAGTTCACCATCAAGGGCGGAGAAAGAGTGAACCTTGAGATCGACGGCATTGAG GGAGGGGCAAGCATCACATGGGACATAGCGGTGGGAGGATGGGACGTGGACTACGGCGCCGAGTACGTGCCGAGCGACGGCGGAAGCTACACGATCATCGTGGAGAAGACCAGAAGGGTCCCGGCGACGGCGGACGAGCCGATCCACAACGTGTACACCGCCAGGGAGGTGGGGAAGATGGTGCTCTCCATAGACAACACCAACTCCAGGAGGAGGAAGGTGGCTACTTACAGATACTTCGTCCGCAAACCATGTACTTAG
- the LOC135623217 gene encoding laccase-3-like, translating into MEALENSYKCSLLLLLLLPLLLLWSSVMFTCADAEVHYHEFVVQATPVKRLCKTHNIITVNGQYPGPTLAVRNGDTLVVNVVNRAKYNVTLHWHGVRQMRTAWADGPEFVTQCPIRPGGSYTYRFTIEDQEGTLWWHAHSSWLRATVHGALIIYPRDASSYPFPKPHREFPVILGEWWNEDPISVVRRATRTGAAPNVSDAFTINGQPGDLYNCSNKDTTVFPVALGETNLLRFINAALNNELFVSIAGHMMTVVAADAAYTKPFTTAVLMLGPGQTTDVLVTTNQPPGRYYMAAHAYASARGVAFDNTTTTAVLEYKNSGCPTKNSPGLPPAFPVLPAFNDTPTATAFAAGIRSPHPVQIPGPVDHHLFFTVGLGLFNCPPGRRCGGPNGTRFGASMNNVSFQLPTGLSLLQAHHLGVPGVFTTDFPAVPPVPFDYTAANVSRGLWQPVLGTKLYPLKYGSVVQLVLQGTNIFAGEEHPMHIHGYHFYVLATGFGNFDPARDSARFNLVDPPLRNTVGVPVNGWAVIRFVADNPGVWLVHCHLDVHITWGLAMAFLVENGVGELQSLLPPPADLPLC; encoded by the exons ATGGAGGCACTCGAGAACTCATACAAgtgctccctcctcctcctcctcctgctgcctCTGCTGCTGCTGTGGTCCTCCGTAATGTTCACTTGTGCCGATGCAGAAGTCCACTACCATGAGTTTGTG GTCCAAGCGACGCCAGTGAAGAGGCTGTGCAAGACCCACAACATCATCACCGTCAACGGCCAATACCCCGGTCCGACGCTAGCGGTTCGAAACGGAGACACACTCGTGGTCAACGTCGTCAACCGAGCAAAATACAACGTCACACTTCACTG GCACGGGGTTCGACAGATGCGAACGGCGTGGGCGGACGGGCCGGAGTTCGTGACGCAGTGCCCCATAAGGCCCGGCGGCAGCTACACGTACCGGTTCACCATCGAGGACCAAGAAGGCACGCTGTGGTGGCACGCACACAGCTCCTGGCTCAGGGCCACCGTCCATGGCGCCCTCATCATCTATCCCCGAGATGCCTCCTCCTACCCATTCCCCAAACCCCACCGAGAATTCCCCGTCATCCTCG GGGAGTGGTGGAATGAGGACCCCATCAGCGTAGTCCGGCGGGCGACGAGGACCGGAGCAGCCCCAAACGTCTCTGACGCCTTCACCATCAATGGCCAGCCCGGCGATCTTTACAACTGCTCCAACAAAGATACAACGGTCTTCCCAGTGGCGTTGGGTGAGACCAACCTACTACGGTTCATCAACGCCGCCCTCAACAACGAGCTCTTCGTCAGCATCGCCGGCCACATGATGACGGTCGTGGCCGCCGACGCCGCCTACACCAAGCCCTTCACCACCGCGGTCCTCATGCTGGGCCCGGGGCAGACAACCGACGTCTTAGTCACCACCAACCAGCCCCCCGGCCGCTACTACATGGCCGCCCACGCCTACGCCAGCGCCCGAGGCGTCGCCTTCGacaacaccaccaccaccgccgtccTCGAGTATAAGAACAGCGGCTGCCCCACCAAGAACAGCCCGGGGCTCCCGCCGGCGTTCCCTGTCCTCCCGGCCTTCAACGACACGCCCACCGCCACCGCCTTCGCCGCCGGAATCAGGAGCCCCCACCCCGTCCAGATCCCCGGCCCCGTCGATCACCACCTCTTCTTCACCGTCGGGCTGGGCCTGTTCAACTGCCCGCCTGGCCGGCGTTGCGGCGGCCCGAACGGTACTCGCTTCGGCGCCAGCATGAACAACGTCTCCTTCCAGCTGCCCACCGGTCTCTCCCTCCTCCAAGCCCACCACCTGGGCGTGCCGGGGGTGTTCACCACCGACTTCCCGGCGGTTCCGCCGGTCCCCTTCGACTACACTGCGGCCAACGTCAGCCGGGGGCTGTGGCAGCCGGTGCTGGGGACGAAGTTGTACCCGCTCAAGTACGGGTCGGTGGTGCAGCTGGTGCTGCAAGGCACCAACATCTTCGCGGGGGAGGAACACCCGATGCACATCCACGGGTACCACTTCTACGTACTGGCGACGGGGTTCGGGAACTTCGACCCGGCGAGGGACTCGGCGAGGTTCAATCTGGTGGACCCGCCGCTGCGGAACACGGTGGGGGTGCCGGTGAACGGGTGGGCAGTGATCCGGTTCGTGGCGGACAACCCAGGGGTGTGGCTAGTGCACTGCCACCTGGACGTGCACATCACCTGGGGCTTGGCCATGGCCTTCCTGGTGGAGAACGGCGTCGGCGAGCTGCAGTCTCTGTTGCCGCCTCCCGCGGACCTTCCTCTGTGCTGA
- the LOC135623218 gene encoding patellin-6-like isoform X2: MESSQATTEPVPSPNPVTKRSLLSSLMEATAGATAAPTALHVSPSFKEDCYLLSSLKLAELKALQELQQLLAVSPKPISIWGVPLAPSSAAAGDERAVVVLLKFLRARDFDAGQAHAMLLRCVEWRREFGADEVAEEELVGFKELEGVVAYMHGWDRWGHPVCYNAYGVFKDKDVYDRVLGDADKLHHFLRWRVQVMERGVRLLQLRPGGINSIIQVTDLKDMPKRELRAASQHILSLFQDNYPEMVARKVFINVPWYFTLLYAMISPFLTERTKSKFVIARESNVAETLYKFIRPEFVPVQYGGLSRPGDLQNGPPKPATEFTIKGGERVNLEIDGIEGGASITWDIAVGGWDVDYGAEYVPSDGGSYTIIVEKTRRVPATADEPIHNVYTAREVGKMVLSIDNTNSRRRKVATYRYFVRKPCT; this comes from the exons ATGGAGTCATCCCAAGCAACCACTGAGCCCGTCCCTTCTCCCAATCCTGTCACCAAGAGAAGCCTCCTGAGCTCCCTCATGGAAGCCACAGCCGGCGCCACGGCAGCCCCCACCGCGCTCCACGTCTCCCCTTCGTTCAAGGAGGACTGCTACCTCCTCTCCAGCCTCAAGCTCGCCGAGCTGAAGGCCCTCCAGGAGCTACAGCAACTCCTCGCTGTCTCCCCCAAGCCCATCTCCATCTGGGGCGTGCCCCTCgccccctcctccgccgccgccggcgaCGAGCGggcggtcgtcgtcctcctcaaGTTTCTGAGAGCGCGCGACTTCGACGCGGGGCAGGCGCACGCCATGCTGCTGCGCTGCGTGGAGTGGCGGCGCGAGTTCGGCGCCGACGAGGTGGCGGAGGAGGAGCTGGTGGGGTTCAAGGAGCTGGAGGGCGTTGTGGCGTACATGCACGGCTGGGACCGGTGGGGCCACCCCGTGTGCTACAACGCCTACGGCGTCTTCAAGGACAAGGACGTGTACGACCGCGTGCTGGGCGACGCCGACAAGCTACATCACTTCCTCCGGTGGCGCGTCCAGGTGATGGAGCGCGGCGTCCGCTTGCTCCAACTCCGCCCTGGCGGCATCAACTCCATCATCCAGGTCACCGACCTCAAGGACATGCCCAAGCGCGAGCTCCGCGCCGCCTCGCAGCACATCCTCTCCCTCTTCCAGGACAACTACCCTGAGATGGTCGCAAGAAAG GTGTTCATCAACGTGCCCTGGTATTTCACTCTGTTGTACGCCATGATTAGTCCATTTCTGACGGAGAGGACAAAGAGCAAGTTCGTGATCGCCAGAGAAAGCAATGTGGCCGAGACCCTTTACAA ATTCATCAGGCCGGAGTTCGTGCCGGTGCAGTACGGAGGGCTGAGCCGGCCAGGGGACCTACAGAATGGCCCGCCCAAGCCCGCCACCGAGTTCACCATCAAGGGCGGAGAAAGAGTGAACCTTGAGATCGACGGCATTGAG GGAGGGGCAAGCATCACATGGGACATAGCGGTGGGAGGATGGGACGTGGACTACGGCGCCGAGTACGTGCCGAGCGACGGCGGAAGCTACACGATCATCGTGGAGAAGACCAGAAGGGTCCCGGCGACGGCGGACGAGCCGATCCACAACGTGTACACCGCCAGGGAGGTGGGGAAGATGGTGCTCTCCATAGACAACACCAACTCCAGGAGGAGGAAGGTGGCTACTTACAGATACTTCGTCCGCAAACCATGTACTTAG
- the LOC103998272 gene encoding protein EARLY RESPONSIVE TO DEHYDRATION 15 — protein MEVMARRTRSGLNPDAAPYVPAAQRAVEDFSSEWWNLVHSSPWFADYWLRECFHESVLDFFEDDDPELPDDINDALFSLSAPHQKEAEEEEGGGRNRELITWGAEKWKASRGCAAEGAKYAEKAAKVVSVKLSPRTIQQPR, from the exons ATGGAGGTGATGGCGAGGAGGACGAGGTCGGGGCTGAACCCGGACGCGGCCCCGTACGTGCCGGCGGCGCAGCGCGCGGTGGAGGACTTCTCGTCGGAGTGGTGGAATCTGGTGCATTCGTCCCCCTGGTTCGCCGACTACTGGCTGCGGGAGTGCTTCCACGAGTCCGTGCTCGACTTCTTCGAGGACGACGACCCCGAGCTGCCCGACGACATCAACGACGCCCTCTTCTCCTTGTCCGCTCCTCACC AAAAGgaagccgaggaggaggagggcggaggAAGGAACAGAGAGTTGATCACATGGGGAGCGGAGAAGTGGAAGGCGTCGAGGGGGTGCGCGGCGGAGGGAGCCAAGTACGCGGAGAAGGCGGCCAAGGTGGTGAGCGTGAAGCTGAGCCCGAGGACGATACAGCAGCCTAGGTAA